AGCGGCGACTTCGGCCGTCGCATGGCGCCCCTCCCCCCTCCCTGCACGTCGTCTGCATCTGCGTCCCCCGCCTCGCTCCCCGGCCTACATTTGCACCCCTTTTAACCTCAAAAAGTGAGACATGACTTCATCCTGCGTCATTCCTCCCCACCTTGGCCTACGGCAGGCGGCGGGGGATCGAGCATTGTTACGTCATAGTGCTAATTCTGCATCGGCATGGTGCAAAATCTGCACCACAATGCAGCATTTTAGGCCGTTCATGTGCCTGACGGGCGGCGGGGGATCGAGCATTGTTGCGTCATAGTGCTAATTCTGCATCGGTATGGTGCAAAATCTGCACCCCATTGCAGCATTTTAGGTCGTTCATGTACCTAGCGGGCAGCGGTGGTTCGAGCATTGTTGCGTCATAGTGCTAATTCTGCATCGGTATGGTGCAAAATCTGCACCACATTGCAGTATTTTGGTCGTTCAAGTGTCTGGCGGGCGGCGGGGGATCGAGCATTGTTGCGTCATAGTGCTAATTCTGCATCGGTATGGTGCAAAATCTGCACCACAATGCAGCATTTTAGGCCGTTCATGTGACTGGCGGGCGGCGGGGGATCGAGCATTGTTGCGTCATAGTGCTAATTCTGCATCGGTATGGTGCAAAATCTGCACCACAATGCAGCATTTTAGGACGTTCATGTGACTGGCGAGCGGCGGTGGTTCGAGCATTGTTGCGTCATAGTGCAAATTCTGCATCGGTATGGTGCAAAATCTGCACCACAATGCAGCAAGTAAGACTGTTCATGTCTCTGGCGGCCGCTGTGGCGCTTGCCGCCTCGACGCCGCCTCCCGCCGAACAACAAAAAGAGGCCGCCCCATCCGCTAGGGGCGACCCTCTCGCTTGCTACTCTCTCAAGATGACCGTCGTCGACGCGCCGTGCCAATCGACGTCGACGCCGACCTGCTCGGCGAAAAATCGAACCGGCACGTACGTGCGGCCGTCCGCGACGTACGGCGCCGCGTCGATCTCCGTCGTCGTCGTCACGCCGTCCGCCGTCTGCCGCACTTCGAGGGCGCCGATCGTAAGTCGAATCGTGCCGTTCGCGCCGGACAAGACGATATCGTTGCCTTCGAACGCGACTTCATAGCCCATCGCTTCCGCGATCGCCCGCACCGGCACCATCGTCCGGTTCGAACGAAGCTCCGGCTTCGCATCGAACGCGACCGTTTCGTTGTTGTACAACACGCGGATATCGCCGTTCGCCGCCCAGCCGTTCGGAAGCTCGTAAAACTCGATTTTACGAATCTTGTTATTGTACGTGTCCGAAACGTACAAGCTGCCGTCCGCGCCGATCGCGACGTCGGACGGATAATCGACCATCGCTCTCTGATCGATGCCGTTCGCGACGCCGTAATCTCCGTCGACGTTGCCGACGACCGTAACGACCTTGCCGTCCTTCAAATATCGGATGCTGTGGTTTAAGCTGTCCGCGATGTACAGACCGCCTTCCGCGTCCACCGCCAGCCCCTTCGGGCTGTAGAATCTGGCGTCGGCGGCCGCTCCGTCGACGTAGAAGCCTTCAACGTACAACGCGTCCTTCGCATACCGGCCGCCGCCGGCGACCGTCGTCACCGTACCCGCGGCGAAGTCGATATACCGAATGCGCTGATTGCCGGTGTCGCTCACATACAGATTCCCTTGGGCGTCCAGCGCCAGACCCGTCGGTTCGTTGAACAACGCCTCCGCGATCGGTCCGTCCTTGAAGTCGCCCGCATCCTCGACGACGCCTTCGAACGCCTCGATCGCCCGCTTGGACAGCGCGTTCAGCGTCGTCACGTTGCCTGACGCGTCGATCTTGCGGATCGCATGATTCAGCGTATCCGCTACATAGACGGCGCCGTCTCTCGCGACCGCGACGTCCGACGGCGAATCGAACGCCGCTTCCGCTCCCGCGCCGTCCTTATAGCCGAGCACGCCTTGGCCCGCGACGGTCGACACTGCGCCGTTCGCGGCGATCTTCCGTATCGCGTGATTGCCCTTGTCCGCCACGTAGACGTTGCCGCTCGCGTCGGCCGCCAGCCCCGCCGGACTCGAGAAGAAGCTCAGATCGCGAGCGCCGTCTTGCAGCGCGCCCGCCGGCAAGCCCGCGTCGTCGAACAAGACCGTAACCTCCACGCCGGCGTAGCCGGACACGCTCCCGCCTTTAATCTGGCGGATGCGGTGGTTGCCGGTATCGGCGACGAGCAAAGATCCGTCTCTTAGCGCCAACACCGCGCCCGGATGCCGGAACGACGCTTCCGCGGCCGCCCCGTTCAGCTCGTCGAATTCCCCGCTTCCCGCGACGTCGAACGACTCGATCAAGGGCCGGCCTTCCGGCGAATAGATCGCCGCGCTCGCGCCGGCCGCCCCTCCGAAGAGAAGCGCCGCCGCCAGGCTGCTAAGACTTAAGGTTCGAATGATTTTCATATGATCTCCTTATGAGTCCTTAGTAAGAGAAAGAAAACGTTTCTGCAGGCACGTAAGACGTCCCGTCTTCGAACACGAATTGCGCATAGACGAATTGGAACATCTCCGGATCGCCGATGCCGGACGGTTTCGTAAACCTGAGCGTCGCCATCGTCTCTTCGTTGTCGAACTCGACGGCGGCTCCGGTGCCGAACAACGTTAAGGAATAAATTTGCTCGCGCAGTTCCTTCCCGGTACCGTCCACGCCGTCGACGTAACGGAGCACTTCGGCCGTCTGGGCGGCAGGGAATTTCGTCGCATGATACGTTGCGTTCGTCGAAAGCGCCGGGCTTACGGTTCTTCCGCTGACGAAATGAAGCTGCATGCCGTACAGCTTCTTCGTCCCCGTGAAGTTGTCGAGCTTCACGGCGATATCGAAGCCGTTCGTCGTATCCGTCTTCGCCAGCGTCAACTCCGGAGAAGCCGGCGTCGGCGAGACGATGTTGTGCGTAAACGTCTTTTCGTTCCCGACGTATAGCGCCGATTCACTAGGTTTATAGACCGCTCTATACGTCTTCGTCGTCGGCGCCGTCGCGTTCGGCGTCAATGTGAACGAAGTCGCTCCCGAGACAAGCGTATTCTCGCCGATCTTCAAGGAACTATCGTACAACTCGACCGTTCCTACCGGCGTTCCGGTGCCCGGCGAAGTCGCGGCGACGGTAACGCCGAGCGTGAACGTCGCGCCGATCTCGGACGAAGTCGGCGCATCGACAGTCACCGTCGTCGCGCTCTTCACCTTCAGCGTCTGCGAGAAGGACGTGCTCCTCTCAAGCGAGCTCGTTCCCGGATAGATGGCGTTCACTGCGTACGTGCCCATCGGGAACGCCGTCAAGCTTTGCGCCGCCGTCAAGGTCAGCACGGCCTTGCCGCCGGACGTCGTCGCCGTCCCGATCGACGTCGAGCCCTTGCGGAACGTCACCGTAGCGCCGTCCGGAACCGCCGAACCGTTGCTGTTATTTTTCACGTTGGCGGTAATCGTAATGGCCTCTCCTACGACCAGCTCGCTCTTGCTCAGCTCGACCGTCGTCGTCGTCGCGGTCCGGTCGTCCGACGACGAGCCCGACTGCGTAGGCTGCGTCGGCGTCGTCGGGGCTTTCCCGGTCTCTTGCTGCTGCTTCTCTTGCTCCTTCTGTTCCAAGCGCTGCTGAAGCGCATCGCGCTGCTGCTGGGACAACTGCTCCAGAAGACGGTCCGCGGCTTCCTGCTTCTTCTGCTCTTGCGCTTGTTGGTTCGCTTGCTGCAGCTGCTGCGCCGCTTGTTGAATTTGTTGAATCAGCGATGCGTTATTGTTCGTGACTTCCGTCTTCTTCTCTTCCTTCTGCTGCACCTGCTGCTGCTTCTTCTCTTCCGCTTGCTGCCGCTGCCGCTGGCGCTGCCGCTCCGCCGCGGGATCGACGCCCGCCGTCCGGTCGATCGGCGGCACGTCCCGGTTCAAGTCGTATTGCCGATCCTGAATCGAGATGTCCCGGTTGGCGGCCGCGGCGATGTCTTGCGCCTCCGTCTCGTCAAGCGTTCCCGAATCCACGGCCGTCTTCAGAATGTTGAACAAAGCATTCTCGACGTTGGACTTATATTTATCGAGAGCTTCCTGCTCTTGCAAGCTCAGCGTGCCATTGGGATTCGCGTCCCCGCCGCCCGAGAAGCCGCCGATGATCTCGTCGTTCTCCTGATCGATCAATGCTTTATTTTTCAGCAGCGCCTCGATGACGCTCTTGTCCGCCTGCTTGACGATGTCCGACGGATCCACGTACGACACGCCGGCTTTCGGCGGCGCATCCGGATACACGGTGACCTGCTGCGCAGGGAGCACCAGCGTGGAATCCCGTTGTCCGGGATTGCCCGCTTCGACGCGGCCGGCGCTGACGAACATCGTCGGAAGGCCCGTAATCGGATCGATCGAAACCATAAAGTGCGTGCCCCGCACGCCCATGACCGCCGTCGGCGTTTCTACCTTATATGTACTGCTGGAGCCCGTAATCTTCTCTACCTTGTTATACATCGAACCGGCCCATGTCTTCACGGCCGTATCGCTGCCGCCCGCCTTGTCCTTCAACTTGGACAGCGCGCCGCTCCAATTTTCCCCTAACACCACTTCGTCGTCTCGGTCGGCGACCTTCAGCGTCACGCTGCCGCCCTTCTCGACCTTCAGTTTATCGCCTTCGTTCAGGCCCATACCGTCGAATACTCGAATCTCCTTCGTCCCGCCGGCCTTCGTCACCTTCACGGTTCCGGTCACGTCGGTCACCAAGGCGAATCGCGTAGACGCGCCGAGGGCCGTACCGCCGAACATGCCGAACACAAGGGTGAAAACCAATAACGTTATTGCCCATTGCTTCGCTCTTCTCACAGTTTCGTCCTCCTACCCTATCGGCGTTGAATATGGAACGCCCATCCTTCATTTTACGGTGTTAAAGACAAGTCCGCAATATAATCTTTGCACGCAAAAAACCTTCCCCCGCTTGAACGGAGGAAGGTTTATCATCGATATGGAGCCTCGAAAATCAGTTGTCGAACGGGCTGTCTTGGATCTTGATCGAGTCCGTCGGGCAACCGTCGGATGCGTCTTGAAGATCGTCGTACAGGTCTTCCGGAATTTCCGTAACGCCGCGGTTGTTGTCGCCGTCGTAGATCACTTCGGCCAAACCTTCGTCGTCGTAATCGTAAATGTCCGGGGCAGTCGCACCGCAAGCGCCGCACGCGATGCAGGTTTCTTTATCTACCCACGTGTACTTTGCCATGAATAATTCCTCCCTATTCTCATCCCTTGGTTGCAAGCCTCATTTGTCATCATAATACAACCCGGCCCAAAATTCAAACGATATCGGACGAATCCCCTCGCAGGAACCGGCGTTCCAGCTCGTCGACCAGGTCGTCGAGTTCATGAAAGTAGTATACCGGTAAGCCCGCGTCGTTATCTTTGGAAAACGACCCCTTCGTCACGGCGGCGACGACCGGCGCAAGCGCGTCCGTCAGCAGCGCGGCTTGTTCTTCCGTGCGGAACACGAACACCTTCGGCGCGCCGGAACGGATCATGCCGTCGGCGACGACGACGTCGAACCGTCGGTCCGGATCGAAAGCTCCGTCCGCGGGACCTTCCGAACCGGCGACGAATCGGACCTCGGCGGCGCCGGCGATCGCGAACTTCTCGCGAATCGCGTCGTCCTCCGCGTCCGCTTCCACGACCGAAAGAACTTCCAATCCTCTATTATGAAAATAACGCGTCACCTGCGATGCCAATGTCGTCTTCCCGCTGTCCGGATGCCCGACGAACGCGATGACCGGGGTCTCTTTTTCGCTCATTCCTCTTCGTTCCCTTCCAGATGATCCATCTGCAGCGAGGTGCCTCGTTCCTTCTTATTTCGGATGCGGGAAGCCGGATCGTCGCCGAGCATGCCCGCCGTCAAGATGGCGCTCTCTCCGTACTTGTCCCGAATGCGGTCCATAACGGTCGTCAACTCCGCCTTCTTCGGCTGCTCCCGATACTCGAACAGATCGAGCTGCATCGGCACGTCCTCCTTCTCGCGCAAGTTTTGACAGGCGACGCCGAGCAGCCGCGCCGGCGCGCGGTCGGGCCAATGCTTCTCGAACAACGCGCAAGCCGCCCGATGCACGACCGCCGCCTCGTCCGTCGGGGCCGGCAGCGTGACGGCTCGCGTGATCGTCTTCATGTCCGGCCGGCGAATCGTGATCTGAACGGTGGAGGCGATCAGCCCCTTGCGCCGGAGCCGCCGCGTCACCTGATCCGCCAAATTCAGCAGCACCCTCCGCGCCTCGTTCGGCTCCGTGACGTCCTCCGGCAGCGTCACCGTATGGCCGACCGACTTCGCCTGCTCCCGCTCGGCGTTCACCGGCGCGTCGTCCCGCCCGTTGGCGGCGCGCTTCAGCCAATGGCCGTTCACGCCGAAGTGCGTGACGAGGAACGCTTCCTCGGCTTCGGCCAACGCGCCGAGCGTCCGGATGCCGAGCCGTTCCAGCTTCGCGGCCGTCTTCGAGCCGATGCCGTGCAGCTCGTCGCAGGGCCGAGGCCAAAGCGCCTTCGGCACGTCCCGCAGCCGCAGCACCGTCAGCCCGTTCGGCTTCTTCATATCGGACGCCGTCTTCGCCAGCAGCTTGTTCGGCGCGACGCCGATCGAGCACGGGAGGCCGAGCTCCTCGCGGATGCGCCGCTGCAGCTCGCCCGCGATCGCGAGAGGCGGACCGAACTGCTTGGAGCCGGTAATATCGACGTAGCATTCGTCGATCGACACCGGCTCGACGAGCGGCGACACGCTCTCCACGATGCGCAGGAACGCAAGCGAATAGCTGCGATACAAGTCGAAGTCGGGCTTCAGCAGAATCAGCCCGGGACACAAACGCGTCGCCTCCCGGACGGTCATGCCGGTCTTGACGCCTCTCGCCCGCGCCGGATACGACGACGTCACGACGATGCCCTTGCGCGCCTCCGCGCTGCCCGCGACCGCCGTCGGCTTGCCGCGGTACAGCTCCGGCTCCGCCGCCTCGTGCACGGAGCAATAGAAGGCGTTCATGTCGATATGCAATATAACTCTCCCGCTCTTGGGATATGCGTCTTCGTTGACCATCATCTCACCCTAACCTGCAAACGAACGGCTCCTCCAGGCTGCTGATTTCAGCATACTCGCGGGCCCGCCGCCCGGTCAAGCGCGCGCCCTTCGCGCAAAAAGGATATTCCAACCTTGCAAACCGTGCTATAATATTCGAAATCGCTGCAAATACGGAAACTTGGATAAGCAAGGGAGGACGCCGGAATGCCGCAACAAGTAACGATCTTCGACACGACGTTACGCGATGGGACCCAAGGCGAGGGAGTCAGTCTTACCGTCGAAGACAAGTTGAAAATCGCCGCCAAGTTGGACGACTTGGGCATTCATTATATCGAAGGCGGATGGCCGGGAAGCAACGGGAAAGACATCGAATTTTTCAAGCGGGTCGCTTCGCTTTCCCTGAAGCACGCGAAGGTGACCGCGTTCGGCAGCACGCGCCGCAAGGGCGTGAAGCCCGAAGAGGACGGCAACCTGAAGGCCATTCTCGAATCGGGCGTTCGCGTCGCCACGATCTTCGGCAAGTCTTGGGACTTCCAGGTGACGACGGCGCTGCAGACGACGCTGGAAGAGAACGAAGCGATGATTTACGATTCCGTCCGCTACTTGAAGGAGCAAGGGCTCGAAGTCATCTACGACGCCGAGCACTTCTTCGACGGCTACAAGAACAATAGAGATTACGCGCTCGGGACGATTCGCAAGGCGGAAGCGGCTGGCGCCGACTGGATCGTCCTGTGCGATACGAACGGCGGCTCGATGCCCGGCGAAATTGCGGCGATCGTCGCCGACGTCGTCGCCTCCGTGAAGACGCCGATCGGCATCCACGCGCACAACGACTGCGAGCTCGGCGTCGCCAACTCGCTCGCGGCGGTGCAAGCCGGCGCCAGACAAGTCCAAGGCACGTTCAACGGCCTCGGCGAGCGGTGCGGGAACGCGAACCTCGTATCCGTCATCCCGAACCTGCAGCTGAAGCTCGGCGGCTACCGCTGCGTCTCCGACGAACAGCTCGCGACGCTGACGAGCGCGGCGAGGTACGTCAGCGAGATCGCCAACGTCGGCATGCCGGTCAACCAGCCGTACGTCGGCAGCGCGGCGTTCGCGCACAAGGGCGGCATCCACGTCTCGGCGGTGCTTCGGCACTCGAAGACGTACGAGCACATCGAGCCGGAGCTCGTCGGCAACCGCCAACGAGTGCTCGTCTCGGAGCTCGCCGGCCAGAGCAATCTCGTGTTCAAGGCGCAGGAGATGAACCTCGACTTCGACCTCGAGAACGAATCGACGAAGCGGCTCATCCAGACGATCAAGGATATGGAGCATCGCGGGTATCAATTCGAAGGGGCCGACGCTTCGCTCGAGCTGCTCATCCGCAAAGCTTACGACAAGCAGGAGAACGTCTTTACGATCGAGTCGTTCAAGCTGCTCGTCGAGAAGACCGGCGACAATCCGGTCGCGTCCGAAGCGATCGTCAAGGTGAAGGTCCACGGCGAGACGGTGTATACGGCGGCGGAAGGCAACGGGCCGGTTAACGCGCTCGACAACGCGCTGCGCAAGGCGCTTGAGACGTATTACCCGGACATCCGCGACATTCACCTTACGGATTATAAGGTGCGCGTCATTAACGAGAAGGATGCGACCGCGGCGAAGGTGCGAGTCTTAATCGAATCGTCCGACTTCGATGCGAGCTGGAACACCGTCGGCGTCAGCGAGAACGTCATCGAAGCGAGCTGGGAAGCGATTCTCGACAGCATTCGGTACGCGCTGATCGGACGCACGGTCGTGCTGGACAATCGCGAAGAGAAGCACGAACGCATCGGCATCGTGAACCATTAACCGCATAAACACGAGGAAGGCCGTCTTTCGGAGCGCGATTCGCTCCCCGAAGGACGGCCTCTTTGTTTAGCTTTCCAGCAGCTTCTTCAATCGACGTTCGAATTCCTCGTGCCCCGGAAGACCGACCACGATATCCTGTACGACGCCTCGCCGATCGATAAAGAACGACGTCGGGTACCCAGGCACTTGGTACAGCTTGAACGCGGCGCTCTTCTCGTCGAGCAGCGTCGGGAATTCGTATTTGTATTGTTTCACGAACGCTTGCACGCTCGTCATTTCGTCGTATTCGAGTCCGTTCACGCCATAGATGTCGAGTCGGTCCTTGTACTTCTCGTACAAATCCGACAAGATCGGCGCCTCCATCCGGCACGGATCGCACCAAGACGCCCAGAAGTTGACGATGACGGGCTTCTCCCGTTCGCCTCTGCCGATACCGAGCGTCCCGCCGTCGAGCGTCTTCAGCTCGAACGAAGGGGCCAAATAACCGATCTTCGGCGCTTCTTCCGTCGGCAGCGCGGCCGTCTGCGCCGTCGCGAACTGCTGAATGATCGCGAGTCCCGCGAGCAGGATGACGATCGCGAGCGCGAGCACCGTTTTCCTCATGTGATCCCACCCTTTCCTTCCATATATATTACCCGTTTCTTCGGAAAACTTCCAACCCCTCGGCCCCGCCCGGATTGCCAACGGTTTCCCCGAATGCCGCCTTCCTGCCCCGGGCACATTAGGATCATTCTTCTTTCAGAGGAGTCGATTCGGAAGTGGAAAAGACGAAGACGCGCAAGCTGAACATCACGTTCCAGAGCGATGTGGAAGCGGAAGAACATCCGCGCGAAGCCGCGTCCAAGGGCGGAGGCGGCAAGGCGGGAGCCAAGGGCAAGATCTGGGAATTCATCGCGATCGCCAGCATTCCCCTAGTGCTCGTCCTGGGCAACTCGATGCTGGTGCCGATCCTGCCCGACATGCAGCGCGAGATGAATATCAGCGATTTCAAGAGCAGCTTGGTCATTACGCTGTTCTCGGTTACCGCCGGCGTCTTCATTCCCGTGGTCGGATATTTGTCCGACCGTTTCGGACGGAAGGCCATCATCATCCCGGCGCTGATCGTATACGGGTCGGCGGGCGTTCTTGCGGGCTTCGGCGCGGTATGGGGATCTTACAGCGTGGTCATCTGGGCGCGGGCGCTGCAAGGACTCGGGGCGGCCGGGACGGCGCCGATCGCGATGGCGCTCGTCGGGGACATGTATAACGGCGCGACGGAATCGAAGGTGCTCGGGCTGACGGAAGCGTCCAACGGGTTCGGCAAGGTCATCAGTCCGATTCTCGGCGCCTCGTTGGCGTTGATCGTATGGCACGCGCCGTTCTTCGCGTTCCCGATTTTCTGCGTCCTGTCGCTGCTCGCCGTGATGTTCCTGATCAAGGAGCCGAAGGAGAAGACGAGCAAGAAGGAACCGGTCGGACAATATTTGCGCACGGTCGGCTCGATTATTAAGGAAAAGGGTCGTTGGCTCGTGACGTCGTTTTTCGCGGGCAGCCTCGCCTTGTTTACCTTGTTCGGCATTTTGTTTTATTTGTCCGAAATATTGGAGGAGAAGCCGTATAACCTCGACGGCGTCATCAAGGGACTCGTGCTCGCCATCCCGCTCGCGGGACTCGTCATCACCTCGTACACGACGGGCGCCGTCATTAAGAAGAACGGGACGCTGATGCGTTGGCTCATGAATATCGGACTGACGCTGTCCACCGTGTCGCTCGGATTAACGCTCGTCTGGAACAAGGAGCACCTGATCATGTTCATGAGTCTCATTACCCTAAGCAGCGTAGGAACCGGCTTGCTGCTTCCGTGTCTCAATACGATGATCACCGGTTCCGTCCAGAAGAGCCAGCGGGGGATGATCACCTCGATCTACAACAGCCTTCGGTTTCTCGGGGTCGCCGCCGGTCCGCCGTTAATCGGATACTTAATGGAACAGAACGAAAACATCGTCTTCATCATGCTTTCCGCGTTGGCGCTAATTGCGCTCTGCCTCGTGTTTTTCCTCGTCAGGCCCGAGCCGAAC
The nucleotide sequence above comes from Paenibacillus antri. Encoded proteins:
- a CDS encoding DNA polymerase IV, coding for MMVNEDAYPKSGRVILHIDMNAFYCSVHEAAEPELYRGKPTAVAGSAEARKGIVVTSSYPARARGVKTGMTVREATRLCPGLILLKPDFDLYRSYSLAFLRIVESVSPLVEPVSIDECYVDITGSKQFGPPLAIAGELQRRIREELGLPCSIGVAPNKLLAKTASDMKKPNGLTVLRLRDVPKALWPRPCDELHGIGSKTAAKLERLGIRTLGALAEAEEAFLVTHFGVNGHWLKRAANGRDDAPVNAEREQAKSVGHTVTLPEDVTEPNEARRVLLNLADQVTRRLRRKGLIASTVQITIRRPDMKTITRAVTLPAPTDEAAVVHRAACALFEKHWPDRAPARLLGVACQNLREKEDVPMQLDLFEYREQPKKAELTTVMDRIRDKYGESAILTAGMLGDDPASRIRNKKERGTSLQMDHLEGNEEE
- a CDS encoding Ig-like domain repeat protein, which translates into the protein MRRAKQWAITLLVFTLVFGMFGGTALGASTRFALVTDVTGTVKVTKAGGTKEIRVFDGMGLNEGDKLKVEKGGSVTLKVADRDDEVVLGENWSGALSKLKDKAGGSDTAVKTWAGSMYNKVEKITGSSSTYKVETPTAVMGVRGTHFMVSIDPITGLPTMFVSAGRVEAGNPGQRDSTLVLPAQQVTVYPDAPPKAGVSYVDPSDIVKQADKSVIEALLKNKALIDQENDEIIGGFSGGGDANPNGTLSLQEQEALDKYKSNVENALFNILKTAVDSGTLDETEAQDIAAAANRDISIQDRQYDLNRDVPPIDRTAGVDPAAERQRQRQRQQAEEKKQQQVQQKEEKKTEVTNNNASLIQQIQQAAQQLQQANQQAQEQKKQEAADRLLEQLSQQQRDALQQRLEQKEQEKQQQETGKAPTTPTQPTQSGSSSDDRTATTTTVELSKSELVVGEAITITANVKNNSNGSAVPDGATVTFRKGSTSIGTATTSGGKAVLTLTAAQSLTAFPMGTYAVNAIYPGTSSLERSTSFSQTLKVKSATTVTVDAPTSSEIGATFTLGVTVAATSPGTGTPVGTVELYDSSLKIGENTLVSGATSFTLTPNATAPTTKTYRAVYKPSESALYVGNEKTFTHNIVSPTPASPELTLAKTDTTNGFDIAVKLDNFTGTKKLYGMQLHFVSGRTVSPALSTNATYHATKFPAAQTAEVLRYVDGVDGTGKELREQIYSLTLFGTGAAVEFDNEETMATLRFTKPSGIGDPEMFQFVYAQFVFEDGTSYVPAETFSFSY
- a CDS encoding TlpA family protein disulfide reductase produces the protein MRKTVLALAIVILLAGLAIIQQFATAQTAALPTEEAPKIGYLAPSFELKTLDGGTLGIGRGEREKPVIVNFWASWCDPCRMEAPILSDLYEKYKDRLDIYGVNGLEYDEMTSVQAFVKQYKYEFPTLLDEKSAAFKLYQVPGYPTSFFIDRRGVVQDIVVGLPGHEEFERRLKKLLES
- the cimA gene encoding citramalate synthase translates to MPQQVTIFDTTLRDGTQGEGVSLTVEDKLKIAAKLDDLGIHYIEGGWPGSNGKDIEFFKRVASLSLKHAKVTAFGSTRRKGVKPEEDGNLKAILESGVRVATIFGKSWDFQVTTALQTTLEENEAMIYDSVRYLKEQGLEVIYDAEHFFDGYKNNRDYALGTIRKAEAAGADWIVLCDTNGGSMPGEIAAIVADVVASVKTPIGIHAHNDCELGVANSLAAVQAGARQVQGTFNGLGERCGNANLVSVIPNLQLKLGGYRCVSDEQLATLTSAARYVSEIANVGMPVNQPYVGSAAFAHKGGIHVSAVLRHSKTYEHIEPELVGNRQRVLVSELAGQSNLVFKAQEMNLDFDLENESTKRLIQTIKDMEHRGYQFEGADASLELLIRKAYDKQENVFTIESFKLLVEKTGDNPVASEAIVKVKVHGETVYTAAEGNGPVNALDNALRKALETYYPDIRDIHLTDYKVRVINEKDATAAKVRVLIESSDFDASWNTVGVSENVIEASWEAILDSIRYALIGRTVVLDNREEKHERIGIVNH
- a CDS encoding ferredoxin translates to MAKYTWVDKETCIACGACGATAPDIYDYDDEGLAEVIYDGDNNRGVTEIPEDLYDDLQDASDGCPTDSIKIQDSPFDN
- a CDS encoding molybdopterin-guanine dinucleotide biosynthesis protein B, coding for MSEKETPVIAFVGHPDSGKTTLASQVTRYFHNRGLEVLSVVEADAEDDAIREKFAIAGAAEVRFVAGSEGPADGAFDPDRRFDVVVADGMIRSGAPKVFVFRTEEQAALLTDALAPVVAAVTKGSFSKDNDAGLPVYYFHELDDLVDELERRFLRGDSSDIV
- a CDS encoding stalk domain-containing protein — protein: MKIIRTLSLSSLAAALLFGGAAGASAAIYSPEGRPLIESFDVAGSGEFDELNGAAAEASFRHPGAVLALRDGSLLVADTGNHRIRQIKGGSVSGYAGVEVTVLFDDAGLPAGALQDGARDLSFFSSPAGLAADASGNVYVADKGNHAIRKIAANGAVSTVAGQGVLGYKDGAGAEAAFDSPSDVAVARDGAVYVADTLNHAIRKIDASGNVTTLNALSKRAIEAFEGVVEDAGDFKDGPIAEALFNEPTGLALDAQGNLYVSDTGNQRIRYIDFAAGTVTTVAGGGRYAKDALYVEGFYVDGAAADARFYSPKGLAVDAEGGLYIADSLNHSIRYLKDGKVVTVVGNVDGDYGVANGIDQRAMVDYPSDVAIGADGSLYVSDTYNNKIRKIEFYELPNGWAANGDIRVLYNNETVAFDAKPELRSNRTMVPVRAIAEAMGYEVAFEGNDIVLSGANGTIRLTIGALEVRQTADGVTTTTEIDAAPYVADGRTYVPVRFFAEQVGVDVDWHGASTTVILRE
- a CDS encoding MFS transporter is translated as MEKTKTRKLNITFQSDVEAEEHPREAASKGGGGKAGAKGKIWEFIAIASIPLVLVLGNSMLVPILPDMQREMNISDFKSSLVITLFSVTAGVFIPVVGYLSDRFGRKAIIIPALIVYGSAGVLAGFGAVWGSYSVVIWARALQGLGAAGTAPIAMALVGDMYNGATESKVLGLTEASNGFGKVISPILGASLALIVWHAPFFAFPIFCVLSLLAVMFLIKEPKEKTSKKEPVGQYLRTVGSIIKEKGRWLVTSFFAGSLALFTLFGILFYLSEILEEKPYNLDGVIKGLVLAIPLAGLVITSYTTGAVIKKNGTLMRWLMNIGLTLSTVSLGLTLVWNKEHLIMFMSLITLSSVGTGLLLPCLNTMITGSVQKSQRGMITSIYNSLRFLGVAAGPPLIGYLMEQNENIVFIMLSALALIALCLVFFLVRPEPNIARKPQKA